Proteins from one Burkholderia oklahomensis C6786 genomic window:
- a CDS encoding HlyC/CorC family transporter translates to MNDSYPSRKSSDKPHEKRSLLERLTDFISPEPDSRAELLEILQDAHERNLIDADSLSMIEGVFQVSDLCARDIMVPRAQMDALNIADKPEDFIPFVLEKAHSRYPVYEDNRDNVIGVLLAKDLLRFYAEEEFDVRGMLRPAVFIPESKRLNVLLHDFRVNRNHLAIVVDEYGGVAGLITIEDVLEQIVGDIEDEYDFDEEAGNIIAAPDGRYRVRALTEIEQFNETFGTDFSDEEVDTIGGLITHHFGRVPHRGEKVRLDDLLFEIQRGDARQIHVLLVRRAPLAGRRSGSAGED, encoded by the coding sequence ATGAACGATTCGTATCCCAGTCGAAAATCCTCCGACAAACCGCATGAAAAACGCTCGCTGCTCGAGCGTCTGACCGACTTCATCTCGCCCGAGCCCGACTCGCGGGCCGAGCTCCTCGAAATCCTGCAGGACGCGCACGAACGCAACCTGATCGACGCCGATTCGCTGTCGATGATCGAAGGCGTGTTCCAGGTGTCCGACCTGTGCGCGCGCGACATCATGGTGCCCCGCGCCCAGATGGACGCGCTCAACATCGCCGACAAGCCCGAGGATTTCATCCCGTTCGTGCTCGAGAAGGCGCACTCGCGCTACCCGGTGTACGAAGACAACCGCGACAACGTGATCGGCGTCCTGCTGGCCAAGGACCTGCTGCGCTTCTACGCGGAAGAGGAATTCGACGTGCGCGGGATGCTGCGCCCCGCCGTCTTCATCCCCGAATCGAAACGGCTGAACGTGCTGCTGCACGACTTCCGCGTGAACCGCAACCACCTCGCGATCGTCGTCGACGAATACGGCGGCGTCGCGGGCCTCATCACGATCGAGGACGTGCTCGAGCAGATCGTCGGCGACATCGAGGACGAATACGATTTCGACGAGGAAGCCGGCAACATCATCGCCGCGCCGGACGGCCGCTACCGCGTGCGCGCGCTGACCGAGATCGAGCAGTTCAACGAAACGTTCGGCACCGATTTCTCCGACGAGGAAGTCGACACGATCGGCGGCCTCATCACGCACCATTTCGGCCGCGTCCCGCATCGCGGCGAGAAGGTGCGTCTGGACGACCTGCTGTTCGAGATCCAGCGCGGCGACGCCCGCCAGATCCACGTGCTGCTCGTGCGCCGCGCGCCGCTCGCGGGCCGGCGCAGCGGCTCGGCCGGCGAAGACTGA
- a CDS encoding PhoH family protein, which produces MKTAQALEFTAPRDDNARLANLCGPLDENLRQIEQALDVTLSRRGHRIAIRGRAAKTALAALEDFYNRARDPLSVDDIQLALVEARHPGNPRRNGNGEGEPEVDVRFRGDPDHPFDEPVVRIDEEPYVDETAPKLYTRRADLRGRTPAQREYLKQILSHDVTLGVGPAGTGKTYLAVACAVDALERDQVKRIVLTRPAVEAGERLGFLPGDLAQKVDPYLRPLYDALYDLLGFDKTAKMFERQMIEIAPLAYMRGRTLNHAFIILDEAQNTTPEQMKMFLTRIGFGSKAVVTGDTSQVDLPRGHKSGLVEAQQVLSGVRGIALTRFTSADVVRHPLVARIVEAYDEFHAQHKDE; this is translated from the coding sequence TTGAAAACCGCTCAAGCACTGGAATTCACCGCGCCGCGCGACGACAACGCGCGCCTCGCGAACCTCTGCGGCCCGCTCGACGAGAATCTGCGCCAGATCGAACAGGCGCTCGACGTGACGCTGTCGCGGCGCGGCCACCGGATCGCGATTCGCGGCCGGGCCGCGAAAACCGCGCTCGCGGCGCTCGAAGACTTCTACAACCGCGCGCGCGATCCGCTGTCGGTCGACGACATCCAGCTCGCGCTCGTCGAGGCGCGCCACCCGGGCAATCCGCGTCGCAACGGCAACGGCGAAGGCGAGCCCGAAGTCGACGTGCGCTTTCGCGGCGATCCGGATCATCCGTTCGACGAGCCCGTCGTGCGCATCGACGAAGAACCGTACGTCGACGAGACGGCGCCGAAGCTCTACACGCGCCGCGCGGACCTGCGCGGCCGCACGCCCGCGCAGCGCGAATACCTGAAGCAGATCCTGTCGCACGACGTCACGCTCGGCGTCGGGCCGGCGGGCACCGGCAAGACCTATCTCGCGGTCGCGTGCGCGGTCGACGCGCTCGAGCGCGACCAGGTCAAGCGCATCGTGCTGACGCGTCCGGCCGTCGAGGCGGGCGAGCGGCTCGGCTTCTTGCCGGGCGACCTTGCACAGAAGGTCGATCCGTACCTGCGGCCGCTCTACGACGCGCTGTACGACCTGCTCGGCTTCGACAAGACCGCGAAGATGTTCGAGCGGCAGATGATCGAGATCGCGCCGCTCGCGTACATGCGCGGCCGCACGCTAAACCACGCGTTCATCATCCTCGACGAGGCGCAGAACACGACGCCCGAGCAGATGAAGATGTTCCTCACGCGGATCGGCTTCGGCTCGAAGGCGGTCGTCACGGGCGACACGAGCCAGGTCGACCTGCCGCGCGGACACAAGAGCGGGCTCGTCGAGGCGCAGCAGGTGCTCTCCGGCGTGCGCGGCATCGCGCTCACGCGCTTCACGAGCGCGGACGTCGTCCGGCATCCGCTCGTCGCGCGGATCGTCGAGGCATACGACGAGTTCCACGCGCAGCACAAGGACGAGTAA
- a CDS encoding tetratricopeptide repeat protein, translating into MSSAAPCPNIPLAPPLVAMLRRALDAGGDARAIWLEAARLLHPVDDDAIPQLTMALVGAGRAGDAVELARLYDALAPASPAAAFNHGYALQHAGRHADAISPYRRVLAVAPAWPSLKNNLAIAVRMTGGDAAEELALLEGAAADAPSAPDAWINLVIARLRGRDLPGALDASAKALALAPDSPLALNNAAMAYKEAQRWDDAERIAARVSERDPDNASHRFNLALIHLARGDYAAGWPEHEMRWSGAPELRGKLPALPGPRWRGEPLAGKTLLVWGEQGMGDLLQFSRFVPALAERVHREGGRLEWNSFPQMGDLLVRSLGAHVDGYRAGGGVAELQPFDYEIPLMSVPWMLGLGDALLGDTVPYLRADDAAIAGWRERFAASAPAGAAPLRVGLAWTGSLAHQRNPFRRVGLDRYAAAFGGVGGVTFHSLQPGAAADIEAARAAGFPIVDETAELRTFDDTAAYVGALDLVVSVCTSVAHLSGALGRPTWVLLDVNPHWVWQLERRDSPWYPTATLYRQREFTRWEPVMEEAARDLREWARRAR; encoded by the coding sequence ATGTCTTCAGCCGCACCCTGTCCGAATATCCCGCTCGCGCCGCCGCTCGTCGCGATGCTTCGCCGGGCGCTCGACGCGGGCGGCGACGCCCGCGCGATCTGGCTCGAGGCCGCCCGCCTGCTGCATCCCGTGGACGACGACGCGATCCCGCAACTGACGATGGCGCTCGTCGGCGCAGGGCGCGCGGGCGACGCAGTCGAACTCGCGCGCCTCTACGACGCGCTCGCGCCGGCGTCGCCCGCCGCCGCGTTCAATCACGGCTACGCGCTGCAGCATGCGGGGCGGCACGCGGATGCGATCTCGCCGTACCGACGGGTGTTGGCCGTCGCGCCCGCATGGCCGTCGCTGAAGAACAACCTCGCGATTGCCGTTCGCATGACGGGAGGCGACGCGGCGGAAGAGCTTGCGCTGCTCGAAGGGGCGGCGGCCGACGCGCCGTCGGCGCCCGATGCGTGGATCAATCTCGTCATCGCGCGGCTGCGCGGCCGCGACCTGCCGGGCGCGCTCGACGCGTCGGCGAAGGCGCTCGCGCTCGCGCCCGACAGCCCGCTCGCGCTCAACAACGCGGCGATGGCGTACAAGGAGGCGCAGCGCTGGGACGACGCCGAACGCATCGCGGCGCGCGTCAGCGAGCGCGACCCCGATAATGCGTCGCATCGCTTCAACCTCGCGCTGATTCATCTCGCGCGCGGCGACTATGCGGCCGGCTGGCCGGAGCACGAGATGCGCTGGAGCGGCGCGCCCGAGCTGCGCGGCAAGCTGCCAGCGCTGCCCGGCCCGCGCTGGCGCGGCGAGCCGCTCGCGGGCAAGACGCTGCTCGTGTGGGGCGAGCAGGGAATGGGCGACCTGCTGCAGTTCTCCCGTTTCGTGCCGGCGCTCGCCGAGCGCGTGCATCGCGAAGGCGGGCGGCTCGAGTGGAATTCGTTTCCGCAGATGGGCGATCTGCTCGTGCGCAGCCTGGGCGCGCACGTCGACGGTTATCGCGCGGGCGGCGGCGTCGCCGAGCTGCAGCCGTTCGACTATGAGATTCCGCTGATGAGCGTGCCGTGGATGCTCGGACTCGGCGACGCGCTGCTCGGCGACACCGTGCCGTATCTGCGCGCGGACGATGCGGCGATCGCCGGATGGCGCGAGCGCTTCGCCGCGTCGGCGCCGGCGGGCGCAGCGCCGCTGCGCGTGGGGCTCGCGTGGACGGGCAGCCTCGCGCATCAGCGCAATCCGTTCCGGCGCGTCGGTCTCGACCGGTATGCCGCCGCGTTCGGCGGGGTCGGCGGCGTGACGTTTCATTCGCTGCAGCCGGGCGCGGCGGCGGATATCGAGGCGGCGCGCGCGGCGGGCTTTCCGATCGTCGACGAGACCGCCGAGCTGCGCACGTTCGACGATACGGCGGCCTACGTCGGCGCGCTCGATCTGGTCGTGAGCGTCTGCACATCGGTTGCGCATCTGAGCGGCGCGCTCGGGCGGCCGACGTGGGTGCTGCTCGACGTCAATCCGCACTGGGTGTGGCAGCTCGAGCGGCGCGACAGTCCGTGGTATCCGACGGCGACGCTGTATCGTCAGCGCGAGTTCACGCGCTGGGAGCCGGTGATGGAGGAGGCGGCGCGCGATCTGCGCGAATGGGCGCGGCGCGCGCGCTGA
- the glyS gene encoding glycine--tRNA ligase subunit beta: protein MTQNHPAPLLVELLTEELPPKALARLGDAFAEGIAQRLAACDLIEGELAFERYATPRRLAVVVQNVRAVAPEKQVREKVLPVSVALDAEGKPTAPLAKKLAALGRPNLSIADLERAHDGKADAFFVNYAAPGASLADGLQAALDETLAKLPIPKVMTYQRPDGTDVQFVRPVHRLTVLHDERVVPVSAFGIDAGDTTLGHRFLSDGLVAIQHASAYADTLREKGRVIAHFAGRKEAIRTQLDAHAEGDEVVMPEALLDEVTSLVEWPVVYPCRFEDEFLQVPQECLILTMQTNQKYFALTDAAGKLRSRFLIVSNIETKTPGEIVEGNERVVRPRLADAKFFFEQDKKKPLADRVPLLANVVYHNKLGSQLARIERLETLAGEIAPAIGADATIAIRAARLAKADLLTDMVGEFPELQGTMGTYYARHDGEPEDVAIACTEHYQPRFSGDTLPTTPVSTAVALADKLETIVGIWGIGLAPTGEKDPFALRRHALGVLRLLLEKQLPLDLVWLLRTAYERFAAVPGVAESTDAIYAFFIDRLRGLLRERGYSAGEVDAVLSLNPTRLDDIVARLDAVREFARLDESEALAAANKRISNILKKSESGANGAVQPALFVEAAEKALHEQLAEVTPRVQSQLEARAYTGALSALAALRAPVDTFFNDVMVNAEDPALRANRLALLSALHQQMNCVADISKLAA from the coding sequence ATGACGCAAAACCATCCCGCTCCGCTGCTCGTCGAACTGCTGACCGAAGAGCTGCCGCCGAAGGCGCTCGCGCGCCTGGGCGACGCGTTCGCCGAAGGCATCGCGCAACGTCTCGCCGCGTGCGACCTGATCGAAGGCGAACTCGCGTTCGAACGCTATGCGACGCCGCGACGCTTGGCCGTCGTCGTGCAGAACGTGCGCGCCGTCGCGCCGGAAAAGCAGGTCCGCGAAAAAGTGCTGCCGGTGTCGGTCGCGCTCGACGCCGAAGGCAAGCCGACCGCGCCGCTCGCGAAGAAGCTCGCGGCGCTCGGCCGCCCGAACCTGTCGATCGCCGATCTCGAGCGCGCGCACGACGGCAAGGCCGACGCGTTCTTCGTCAACTACGCGGCGCCCGGCGCGTCGCTCGCCGACGGCCTGCAGGCCGCGCTCGACGAAACGCTCGCGAAGCTGCCGATCCCGAAAGTGATGACCTATCAGCGCCCGGACGGCACCGATGTCCAGTTCGTGCGCCCCGTGCACCGCCTGACCGTGCTGCACGACGAACGCGTCGTGCCCGTCTCCGCATTCGGCATCGACGCGGGCGACACGACGCTCGGCCACCGCTTCCTGTCGGACGGCCTCGTCGCGATCCAGCATGCAAGCGCGTACGCGGACACGCTGCGCGAGAAGGGCCGCGTGATCGCGCACTTCGCGGGCCGCAAGGAGGCAATCCGCACGCAGCTCGACGCGCATGCGGAAGGCGACGAGGTCGTGATGCCGGAGGCGCTGCTCGACGAAGTGACGTCGCTCGTCGAATGGCCCGTCGTCTATCCGTGCCGCTTCGAGGACGAATTCCTGCAGGTCCCGCAGGAATGCCTGATCCTCACGATGCAGACGAACCAGAAGTACTTCGCGCTCACCGATGCGGCGGGCAAGCTGCGCTCGCGCTTTTTGATCGTGTCGAACATCGAGACGAAGACGCCTGGCGAGATCGTCGAAGGCAACGAGCGCGTCGTGCGCCCGCGCCTCGCCGACGCGAAGTTCTTCTTCGAGCAGGACAAGAAGAAGCCGCTCGCCGACCGCGTGCCGCTCCTCGCGAACGTCGTCTATCACAACAAGCTCGGCTCGCAGCTCGCGCGCATCGAGCGCCTAGAGACACTCGCGGGCGAGATCGCGCCCGCGATCGGCGCCGACGCGACGATCGCGATCCGCGCGGCCCGTCTCGCGAAGGCCGATCTGCTGACCGACATGGTCGGCGAGTTTCCCGAGCTGCAGGGCACGATGGGCACGTACTACGCGCGCCACGACGGCGAGCCGGAAGACGTCGCGATCGCGTGCACCGAGCACTACCAGCCGCGCTTCTCCGGCGACACGCTGCCGACGACGCCCGTCAGCACGGCGGTCGCGCTCGCCGACAAGCTCGAGACGATCGTCGGCATCTGGGGCATCGGCCTCGCGCCGACGGGCGAGAAGGACCCGTTCGCGCTGCGCCGCCACGCGCTCGGCGTGCTGCGCCTGTTGCTCGAGAAACAGCTTCCGCTCGATCTCGTCTGGCTGTTGCGCACCGCGTACGAACGCTTCGCGGCGGTGCCGGGCGTCGCCGAATCGACCGACGCGATCTACGCGTTCTTCATCGACCGCCTGCGCGGCCTGCTGCGCGAGCGCGGCTACTCGGCGGGCGAAGTCGACGCGGTGCTGAGCCTGAACCCGACGCGCCTCGACGACATCGTCGCGCGCCTCGACGCGGTGCGCGAGTTCGCGCGCCTCGACGAAAGCGAAGCGCTCGCGGCCGCGAACAAGCGGATCTCGAACATCCTGAAGAAGTCGGAGAGCGGCGCGAACGGCGCGGTGCAACCGGCCCTCTTCGTCGAAGCGGCCGAGAAGGCGCTGCACGAGCAGCTCGCCGAAGTGACGCCGCGCGTGCAGTCGCAGCTCGAGGCGCGCGCATACACGGGCGCCCTGTCCGCGCTCGCCGCGCTGCGCGCGCCCGTCGATACCTTCTTCAACGACGTGATGGTCAACGCCGAGGATCCCGCGCTGCGCGCGAACCGGCTCGCGCTGCTGTCCGCGCTGCATCAGCAGATGAACTGCGTCGCCGACATCTCGAAGCTCGCCGCATAA
- the ybeY gene encoding rRNA maturation RNase YbeY produces the protein MKSSRSSKSVRADAAQPAFPRLSLLDAKGKVKTVDAQALRVDFADGRSLMFDLSGSSGDAAVAIVAQHTDPSLRATIALRPEHYDSVTVVVGADENPDFAHDEADGEAQEREPELDLAVQYGDEVGDAQRRSLPKRKVIAEWLEPAIFSDAQFTVRFVGADEGRALNNSYRHKDYATNVLTFAYGEEPDGVTVADLVLCCPVVEKEAREQGKTLVAHYAHLLVHGALHAQGYDHERGDEDAAEMEALEIDILAKLGFPNPYR, from the coding sequence ATGAAATCGTCCCGTTCCTCAAAGTCCGTACGCGCCGACGCGGCGCAACCCGCATTCCCTCGCCTGTCGCTGCTCGACGCGAAAGGCAAAGTCAAGACGGTCGATGCGCAGGCGCTGCGCGTCGACTTCGCCGACGGCCGCAGCCTGATGTTCGACCTGTCCGGCAGCTCGGGCGACGCGGCGGTCGCGATCGTCGCGCAGCACACGGATCCGTCGCTGCGCGCGACGATCGCGCTGCGCCCCGAGCACTACGACAGCGTGACCGTCGTAGTCGGCGCCGACGAGAACCCGGACTTCGCGCACGATGAAGCCGACGGCGAAGCACAGGAGCGCGAGCCCGAGCTCGACCTCGCGGTCCAGTACGGCGACGAGGTCGGCGACGCGCAGCGCAGGTCGCTGCCGAAGCGCAAGGTGATCGCCGAATGGCTCGAGCCCGCGATCTTCTCCGATGCGCAGTTCACCGTGCGCTTCGTCGGCGCGGACGAAGGGCGCGCGCTCAACAACAGCTATCGGCACAAGGACTATGCGACCAACGTGCTGACGTTCGCGTACGGCGAGGAGCCGGACGGCGTCACGGTCGCGGACCTCGTGCTGTGCTGCCCCGTCGTCGAAAAGGAAGCGCGCGAGCAGGGCAAGACGCTCGTCGCGCATTACGCGCACCTGCTCGTGCACGGCGCGCTGCATGCGCAGGGCTACGACCACGAGCGCGGCGACGAAGACGCGGCCGAGATGGAAGCGCTCGAAATCGACATCCTCGCGAAGCTCGGCTTTCCGAATCCGTATCGCTGA
- a CDS encoding gamma-glutamylcyclotransferase yields the protein MSRPASAPTRCPYPPSLGEARYLSDDELAASLGATLAGWDRTSDLWLFGYGSLIWNPGMPAVEAVRGKVHGYHRGLYLWSRVNRGTPEQPGLVLALDRGGSCTGLAFRLAGRTAMPHLEALWRREMAMGSYRPAWLPCALAGGERVSALAFVMRRDVPTYTGKLADDVVKAVFDCASGRYGTTLDYVSRTVDALRDSGMPDRALEALLARCR from the coding sequence GTGAGCCGCCCCGCATCCGCCCCCACCCGCTGCCCCTACCCTCCGTCGCTCGGCGAAGCGCGCTACCTGAGCGACGACGAACTCGCGGCGTCGCTCGGCGCGACGCTCGCCGGCTGGGATCGCACGAGCGATCTGTGGCTGTTCGGCTATGGCTCGCTGATCTGGAACCCGGGCATGCCGGCCGTCGAGGCGGTGCGCGGGAAGGTCCACGGCTACCACCGCGGGCTCTACTTGTGGTCGCGCGTGAACCGCGGCACGCCCGAGCAGCCTGGGCTCGTGCTCGCGCTCGACCGCGGCGGCTCGTGCACGGGGCTCGCGTTCCGGCTCGCCGGCCGCACCGCGATGCCGCACCTCGAAGCGCTGTGGCGGCGCGAGATGGCGATGGGCTCGTACCGTCCCGCGTGGCTGCCGTGCGCGCTCGCGGGCGGCGAGCGGGTCAGCGCGCTCGCGTTCGTGATGCGGCGTGACGTCCCGACCTACACCGGCAAGCTGGCCGACGACGTCGTGAAGGCCGTGTTCGACTGCGCGAGCGGCCGCTACGGCACGACGCTCGACTACGTGAGCCGCACCGTCGACGCGCTGCGCGACAGCGGAATGCCCGACCGGGCGCTCGAGGCGCTGCTCGCGCGCTGCCGGTAG
- the glyQ gene encoding glycine--tRNA ligase subunit alpha produces MLTFQQIILTLQSYWDRQGCALLQPIDMEVGAGTSHVHTFLRAIGPEPWRAAYVQPSRRPKDGRYGENPNRLQHYYQYQVVLKPAPENILDLYLGSLEALGFDLKQNDVRFVEDDWENPTLGAWGLGWEVWLNGMEVTQFTYFQQVGGLDCKPVLGEITYGLERLAMYLQKVENVYDLIWTEWEEQGPNGPELRRLTYGDVYHQNEVEQSTYNFEQANVDLLFTFFNSYEAEAKRMIEARLALPAYELVLKAGHTFNLLDARGAISVTERAAYIGRIRALSRLVAQAYYDSREKLGFPMIGNPVPGVPGLTTDAQEAAQPAWAPPLKAERKIDQD; encoded by the coding sequence ATGCTTACGTTTCAGCAAATCATCCTGACGCTCCAGTCCTATTGGGACAGGCAGGGTTGCGCCCTGCTCCAGCCGATCGACATGGAAGTCGGCGCCGGCACGTCGCACGTGCACACGTTCCTGCGCGCGATCGGCCCCGAGCCGTGGCGCGCCGCGTACGTGCAGCCGTCGCGCCGCCCGAAGGACGGCCGCTACGGCGAGAACCCGAACCGCCTGCAGCACTACTACCAGTACCAGGTCGTGCTGAAGCCCGCGCCGGAAAACATCCTCGACCTGTACCTCGGCTCGCTGGAAGCGCTCGGCTTCGACCTGAAGCAGAACGACGTGCGCTTCGTCGAGGACGACTGGGAGAACCCGACGCTCGGCGCGTGGGGCCTCGGCTGGGAAGTCTGGCTGAACGGCATGGAAGTCACGCAGTTCACGTACTTCCAGCAAGTGGGCGGCCTCGACTGCAAGCCGGTGCTCGGCGAAATCACGTACGGCCTCGAGCGCCTCGCGATGTACCTGCAGAAGGTCGAGAACGTCTACGACCTGATCTGGACCGAGTGGGAAGAGCAGGGCCCGAACGGCCCCGAGCTGCGCCGCCTGACCTACGGCGACGTCTATCATCAGAACGAAGTCGAGCAATCGACTTACAACTTCGAGCAGGCGAACGTCGACCTGCTCTTCACGTTCTTCAACAGCTACGAAGCCGAAGCGAAGCGGATGATCGAAGCGCGGCTCGCGCTGCCCGCGTACGAGCTCGTGCTGAAGGCGGGCCACACGTTCAACCTGCTCGACGCGCGCGGCGCGATCTCCGTGACCGAGCGCGCCGCGTACATCGGCCGCATCCGCGCGCTGTCGCGGCTCGTCGCGCAGGCGTACTACGATTCGCGCGAGAAGCTCGGCTTCCCGATGATCGGCAACCCGGTGCCGGGCGTGCCGGGCTTGACCACCGACGCGCAGGAAGCCGCGCAGCCCGCATGGGCGCCGCCGCTGAAGGCCGAACGCAAGATCGATCAGGACTGA
- the lnt gene encoding apolipoprotein N-acyltransferase: MAEPISTRSQPSVSSSASGRALPVWHYPAALLAGAANTLTFAPTPHGGWLQFVVFAWLFAQLTRTTSWKHAAATGGAFGFGNFITGIWWLYISMHVYGEMAAPLAGGALVLFCLFLSIYPAFSAGLWSFCAGHAQNGRAADPRLFPPTWHGAFAFASAWAVGEWLRGTVFTGFPWLASGYAQVDGPLAGYASIVGVYGIGWVLALVAALAVQAIVRARGDGDGNGSADTNATGAPRSSRAPRVAAPAFAAVVFVAIGPLLALVPWTVPANAPLTVRLLQGNVKQDIKFEEAGINAAIELYQKMITDKPADLIVTPETAIAVLIQELPEPFARAVRNFSDTTDTAVLFGAVGGTVTADGRIVDYTNSLYGVTPHSRDIYRYDKHHLVPFGEFIPWGFRWFVDLMKMPLGDFARGAPVQQPFIVRNQPVMADICYEDIFGEEIAATIRDNPVSPGVLVNVTNLAWFGDTIALDQHLQIARMRSLETGRPMLRATNTGMTAAIDAQGRVLGQLKPYTIGSLDVRIEGTAGRTPYVTSGNATVLALSLLLLAFGFAFGPGLRRRG; this comes from the coding sequence ATGGCCGAACCGATCTCGACCCGCTCGCAACCGAGCGTCTCCTCTTCGGCGAGCGGCCGTGCGCTGCCCGTCTGGCACTATCCGGCCGCGCTCCTCGCGGGCGCGGCCAACACGCTGACGTTCGCGCCGACGCCGCACGGCGGCTGGCTGCAGTTCGTCGTATTCGCGTGGCTCTTCGCGCAGCTCACGCGCACGACGAGCTGGAAGCACGCGGCGGCCACCGGCGGCGCGTTCGGCTTCGGCAACTTCATCACCGGCATCTGGTGGCTCTACATCAGCATGCACGTGTACGGCGAGATGGCCGCGCCGCTCGCGGGCGGCGCGCTCGTGCTGTTCTGCCTGTTCCTGTCGATCTATCCGGCGTTCTCGGCGGGCCTCTGGTCGTTCTGCGCAGGACACGCGCAGAACGGCCGCGCGGCCGACCCGCGCCTGTTCCCGCCGACCTGGCACGGCGCGTTCGCGTTCGCGAGCGCATGGGCCGTCGGCGAATGGCTGCGCGGCACCGTGTTCACCGGCTTTCCGTGGCTCGCGAGCGGCTATGCGCAGGTCGACGGGCCGCTCGCCGGCTATGCGTCGATCGTCGGCGTCTACGGGATCGGCTGGGTGCTCGCGCTCGTCGCGGCGCTCGCCGTGCAGGCGATCGTCCGTGCGCGCGGCGACGGCGACGGAAACGGCAGCGCCGATACGAACGCGACAGGCGCGCCCCGGTCGTCCCGCGCGCCGCGCGTCGCGGCGCCGGCGTTCGCGGCCGTCGTGTTCGTCGCGATCGGCCCGCTGCTCGCGCTCGTGCCGTGGACGGTGCCCGCGAACGCACCGCTCACGGTGCGCCTGCTGCAAGGCAACGTGAAGCAGGACATCAAGTTCGAGGAAGCGGGCATCAACGCGGCGATCGAGCTGTATCAGAAGATGATCACCGACAAGCCCGCCGATCTGATCGTCACGCCGGAGACGGCGATCGCGGTGCTGATCCAGGAGCTGCCCGAGCCGTTCGCGCGCGCGGTGCGCAATTTCAGCGACACGACCGATACGGCGGTGCTGTTCGGCGCGGTCGGCGGCACGGTGACGGCCGACGGCCGGATCGTCGACTACACGAACAGCCTGTACGGCGTGACGCCGCATTCGCGCGACATCTACCGCTACGACAAGCATCATCTGGTGCCGTTCGGCGAGTTCATCCCGTGGGGCTTCCGCTGGTTCGTCGACCTGATGAAGATGCCGCTCGGCGATTTCGCGCGCGGCGCGCCGGTCCAGCAGCCGTTCATCGTGCGCAACCAGCCGGTGATGGCCGACATCTGCTACGAGGACATCTTCGGCGAAGAGATCGCGGCGACGATCCGCGACAATCCGGTGTCGCCCGGCGTGCTCGTCAACGTGACGAACCTCGCGTGGTTCGGCGACACGATCGCGCTCGACCAGCACCTGCAGATCGCGCGGATGCGCTCGCTCGAGACGGGCCGGCCGATGCTGCGCGCGACGAACACCGGGATGACGGCCGCGATCGACGCGCAGGGGCGCGTGCTCGGCCAGTTGAAGCCGTACACGATCGGCTCGCTCGACGTGAGGATCGAAGGCACCGCCGGCCGCACGCCGTACGTGACGAGCGGCAATGCGACGGTGCTCGCGCTATCGCTGCTGCTGCTCGCATTCGGCTTCGCGTTCGGGCCGGGGCTGCGCCGGCGCGGCTGA
- the gmhB gene encoding D-glycero-beta-D-manno-heptose 1,7-bisphosphate 7-phosphatase, which translates to MPTSLSKKLVILDRDGVINVDSDAFVKSPDEWVALPGSLEAIARLNHAGYRVVVATNQSGIGRGLFDMATLNAMHLKMHRAAAAVGGRIDAVFFCPHTADDHCDCRKPQPGMMKLIAERFEIDPEDTPVVGDSLRDLLAGAALGFRPHLVLTGKGKKTLAAGGLPEGTLVHDDLRAFALDFLSEEHE; encoded by the coding sequence ATGCCGACCAGTCTCAGCAAGAAGCTCGTCATCCTCGACCGGGACGGCGTCATCAACGTCGATTCGGACGCGTTCGTCAAGTCGCCCGACGAATGGGTCGCGCTGCCCGGCAGCCTCGAGGCGATCGCGCGGCTCAATCACGCGGGCTACCGCGTCGTCGTCGCGACGAACCAGTCGGGCATCGGCCGCGGCCTCTTCGACATGGCGACGCTGAACGCGATGCACCTGAAGATGCATCGCGCGGCGGCCGCGGTCGGCGGGCGGATCGACGCGGTGTTCTTCTGCCCGCACACGGCCGACGACCACTGCGACTGCCGCAAGCCCCAGCCGGGAATGATGAAGCTGATCGCGGAGCGCTTCGAGATCGATCCGGAGGACACGCCCGTCGTCGGCGATTCGCTGCGCGACCTGCTGGCGGGCGCGGCGCTCGGCTTTCGGCCGCACCTCGTGCTGACGGGCAAGGGCAAGAAGACGCTCGCCGCGGGCGGGCTGCCGGAAGGCACGCTTGTGCACGACGACCTGCGCGCGTTCGCGCTCGATTTCCTTTCCGAAGAACACGAGTGA